A window of the Cystobacter fuscus genome harbors these coding sequences:
- a CDS encoding VIT domain-containing protein, with product MHDEKAGLYTRGGTQVALQGVDVTGELLGGHARVRVCQRYRNTEPRPIEAVYVFPLPSDATLTAFSLECAGRRVQAVLQEREKAFHTYDDAVTAGHGAALLDQERPNVFTAQVGNLLPGEETRVEVEFLQVLQVEEGSLCWVLPTLVAPRYIPGTPSGDRTSHGVAEPTSRVPDADRITPPVGDAPYGLTLELLVSLGREVVVESPSHALQLTRTGGDTRVTLARPGVVLDRDVVLNIRGPDTDTAFTPLVTHRQGDAPGTFALTVVPDLLGMAGAPRRQEVVFVVDTSGSMDGESLPQAQGALRLCLRHLREGDRFNIIAFENSFHLFSPQPVTFTQKTLEQADRWVAALRAHGGTELLEPLRAAVEAMPEGVVVLLTDGQVGNESEILQAVLAARRTARVYSFGIGTNVSDALLKDLARQTGGAVEFIHPGERIDDKVVAQFSRALAPRVTDVQVRFEGVEATELAPAELPSLVDGTPWSLFGRYTTPGTGTVVLKGRSGAEPFTLAIAVNFPATSDRPAVEKLWAAERIRGWQAAALVGRRAEALKERILQLALAHGLVTPYTSFVVVEERTGERRASGQPETRVIPVHAPAGWAMFGTADQDTAKKELSKPGMPRKAVAPMPPSAASARGAAAPTLAAPPPPPRAPAPAPAAPRPLAKRSRSGAVHGPPGEEETTGSRLARMEEATDSLQEALSAPPSMADMALDDEGGADGASREAPVELLGQQLASGLWAGTGPGSEPVRQARATALALLELLRQGITSGHALHGSQVKKAVEALLALLPSLGEATEVAELALGVAWLVSAGPRTRGRISQAARPLAELSARLADEGKLRQHVDALATR from the coding sequence ATGCACGACGAGAAGGCCGGTCTGTACACGCGCGGCGGCACCCAGGTGGCCTTGCAGGGGGTGGACGTCACCGGAGAGCTGCTCGGAGGCCATGCCCGGGTGCGCGTGTGCCAGCGCTACCGCAACACCGAGCCGCGGCCCATCGAGGCCGTGTATGTCTTTCCGCTGCCCTCGGACGCCACCCTCACCGCCTTCTCGCTCGAGTGCGCCGGGCGGCGCGTGCAGGCCGTGCTCCAGGAGAGGGAGAAGGCCTTCCACACCTACGACGACGCGGTGACGGCCGGCCATGGCGCCGCGCTGCTCGACCAGGAGCGCCCCAACGTCTTCACCGCCCAGGTGGGCAACCTGCTGCCCGGGGAGGAGACGCGCGTGGAGGTGGAGTTCCTCCAGGTCCTCCAGGTGGAAGAGGGAAGCCTGTGCTGGGTGCTGCCCACGCTCGTCGCCCCCCGCTACATCCCCGGCACGCCCTCGGGAGACCGTACCTCTCACGGCGTGGCCGAGCCGACGAGCCGGGTGCCCGACGCGGACCGCATCACCCCGCCCGTGGGCGACGCCCCCTATGGCCTCACGCTCGAGCTGCTCGTGTCCCTGGGCCGCGAGGTGGTGGTGGAGAGCCCCTCGCACGCGCTCCAGCTCACGCGCACCGGAGGCGACACGCGCGTGACGCTCGCCCGGCCGGGCGTGGTGCTGGATCGAGATGTCGTGCTGAACATCCGCGGCCCGGACACGGATACGGCCTTCACTCCGCTCGTCACCCACCGCCAGGGCGACGCGCCGGGCACCTTCGCCCTCACCGTGGTGCCGGACCTGCTGGGCATGGCCGGCGCGCCCCGGCGGCAGGAGGTGGTGTTCGTGGTGGACACCTCGGGCTCCATGGATGGCGAGAGTCTGCCCCAGGCCCAGGGCGCGTTGAGGCTGTGCCTGCGCCACCTGCGCGAGGGGGATCGCTTCAACATCATCGCCTTCGAGAACAGCTTCCACCTCTTCTCGCCCCAGCCGGTGACCTTCACCCAGAAGACGCTGGAGCAGGCGGACCGGTGGGTGGCGGCGCTACGAGCCCATGGCGGCACGGAGCTGCTCGAGCCCCTGCGCGCCGCGGTGGAGGCCATGCCGGAGGGCGTGGTGGTGCTGCTCACGGACGGACAGGTGGGCAACGAGTCGGAGATCCTCCAGGCGGTGCTGGCCGCGCGTCGGACGGCGCGCGTCTACTCCTTCGGCATCGGCACCAACGTGAGCGACGCGCTGCTCAAGGATCTGGCGCGACAGACGGGCGGAGCGGTGGAGTTCATCCACCCCGGCGAGCGCATCGACGACAAGGTGGTGGCCCAGTTCTCGCGGGCGCTCGCCCCGCGCGTGACGGACGTGCAGGTGCGCTTCGAGGGCGTGGAGGCCACGGAGCTGGCGCCCGCCGAGCTCCCGTCGCTCGTGGATGGCACGCCCTGGAGTCTCTTCGGCCGGTACACCACGCCGGGCACGGGCACGGTGGTGCTCAAGGGCCGCTCGGGGGCGGAGCCCTTCACCCTCGCCATCGCCGTGAACTTCCCCGCGACGAGCGACCGGCCCGCGGTGGAGAAGCTGTGGGCCGCCGAGCGCATCCGCGGATGGCAGGCCGCCGCGCTCGTGGGCCGGCGGGCCGAGGCACTCAAGGAGCGCATCCTCCAGCTCGCGCTCGCGCACGGGCTCGTGACGCCCTACACCTCCTTCGTCGTGGTGGAGGAGCGCACGGGCGAGCGCCGGGCCTCGGGTCAACCCGAGACGCGCGTCATCCCCGTCCACGCCCCCGCCGGCTGGGCCATGTTCGGCACGGCGGACCAGGACACGGCGAAGAAGGAGCTGAGCAAGCCCGGCATGCCCCGAAAGGCCGTCGCTCCCATGCCCCCCTCCGCCGCCAGCGCACGCGGGGCCGCGGCGCCCACCCTGGCGGCGCCTCCTCCGCCTCCGAGAGCCCCGGCCCCCGCGCCGGCCGCGCCCCGGCCCCTGGCCAAGAGGAGCCGGAGCGGCGCGGTCCATGGCCCGCCCGGCGAGGAGGAGACCACGGGTTCGAGGCTGGCTCGCATGGAGGAGGCGACCGACTCCCTCCAGGAGGCACTGAGCGCCCCTCCGTCCATGGCGGACATGGCGCTGGACGACGAGGGGGGCGCGGATGGGGCCTCCCGGGAGGCCCCCGTGGAGCTGCTCGGCCAGCAGCTCGCCAGCGGCCTGTGGGCGGGCACCGGCCCGGGGAGCGAGCCCGTGCGGCAGGCACGTGCCACCGCGCTCGCCCTGCTGGAGTTGCTGCGCCAGGGCATCACCAGCGGCCATGCGCTCCATGGCAGCCAGGTGAAGAAGGCCGTGGAGGCCCTGCTCGCGCTGCTGCCCTCGTTGGGAGAGGCCACCGAGGTGGCCGAGCTGGCCCTGGGCGTGGCGTGGCTCGTGTCCGCGGGCCCTCGCACCCGGGGGCGCATCTCCCAGGCGGCGCGCCCGCTCGCGGAACTCAGCGCCCGGTTGGCGGATGAGGGGAAGCTGCGCCAGCACGTGGACGCCCTGGCCACGCGCTGA
- a CDS encoding helix-turn-helix domain-containing protein — protein MSQAKTSREWKLSELAEAVGVTPRTVRYYVQRGLLPAPPFKGPDTVYGEEHLLRLKAIRVLQARFLPLDAIQVELARLTPEALQALAEAEPSAPPPAGTSEPSPAVPAPAPVSPPESASPSAAPTSWRRWELAPGLELHLADTADAKTRALAEHLRALLQQSQER, from the coding sequence GTGAGTCAGGCGAAAACATCCCGGGAGTGGAAGCTCTCGGAGCTGGCCGAGGCGGTGGGGGTGACCCCGAGGACCGTGCGCTACTACGTGCAACGGGGCCTGCTGCCCGCTCCGCCCTTCAAGGGTCCCGACACCGTCTATGGCGAGGAGCACCTGCTGCGCCTCAAGGCCATCCGCGTCCTCCAGGCCCGCTTCCTCCCCCTCGATGCCATCCAGGTGGAGCTGGCACGGCTCACCCCCGAGGCCCTCCAGGCGCTCGCCGAGGCCGAGCCGTCCGCACCGCCCCCCGCGGGGACCTCGGAGCCATCCCCGGCGGTGCCCGCGCCGGCCCCCGTTTCCCCGCCCGAATCGGCCTCCCCTTCCGCCGCCCCGACGAGCTGGCGACGATGGGAGCTGGCACCGGGACTCGAACTGCACCTCGCCGACACGGCGGATGCGAAGACCCGGGCGCTCGCGGAGCACCTGCGCGCCCTCCTCCAGCAGTCCCAGGAAAGGTAG
- a CDS encoding amidohydrolase has translation METTVYVARRIRTLDAERPEAEALAVRRGQLVAVGTKREVLEAAGEGARVVDLGKAVVVPGLVDAHAHLAGLGLSLTVARLEGTRSVDEAVRRLAEAPATSFQGDWLIGKGWDQNGWPGGGFPGRAELDARFPTTPVYLTRVDHHAAWVNGEALRRAGITRDTPDPAGGRILRDAAGEPTGVLVDNAMELVAPRVPPPTDEQLEARLAAALERCAQVGLTGVHDAGMDPRTFRLLQRWDMVGRLPVRVYAMADGQGEARRTYLELGTFGGRLLEMKSVKFLLDGALGSRGAALHAAYSDAPGETGLLLMEPEELEARTEAFMERGFQVCVHAIGDRANTLVVDTLIRAAAKTKTQGLRHRVEHAQILRPEDIRKLGAAGLVASVQPTHATSDMGWAEARLGAERLKGAYAWKSLKEAGAVLALGSDFPIESPDVLAGLYAARTRQDARGQPQGGWRPEERLTGEEALEGFTLGPAWASFAEERRGRLKVGMEADFTALSVDPVEDAPRALVDARVVATVVDGREVYRAP, from the coding sequence GTGGAGACGACAGTCTACGTGGCACGCCGCATCCGCACCCTGGACGCGGAGCGGCCGGAAGCCGAGGCCCTGGCGGTGCGCCGGGGGCAGTTGGTGGCGGTGGGGACGAAGCGGGAGGTGCTGGAGGCGGCGGGCGAGGGGGCTCGCGTCGTCGATCTGGGCAAGGCCGTGGTGGTGCCCGGGCTGGTGGACGCGCACGCGCACCTGGCGGGGCTGGGCCTGAGCCTGACGGTGGCCCGGCTGGAGGGCACGCGCTCGGTGGACGAGGCCGTGAGGCGGCTCGCCGAGGCACCGGCCACGAGCTTCCAGGGCGACTGGCTCATCGGCAAGGGGTGGGATCAGAACGGGTGGCCGGGGGGCGGGTTCCCGGGCCGGGCCGAGCTGGATGCGCGCTTTCCCACGACGCCGGTGTACCTCACGCGGGTGGACCACCACGCGGCGTGGGTGAATGGCGAGGCGCTGCGGCGCGCGGGCATCACCCGGGACACGCCGGACCCGGCGGGGGGGCGAATCCTCCGGGACGCGGCGGGCGAGCCCACGGGGGTGCTGGTGGACAACGCCATGGAGCTGGTGGCGCCCCGGGTGCCGCCGCCCACGGACGAGCAGCTCGAGGCGCGGCTCGCGGCGGCGCTGGAGCGGTGCGCCCAGGTGGGGCTGACGGGGGTGCACGACGCGGGGATGGACCCGCGCACGTTCCGGTTGCTGCAGCGCTGGGACATGGTGGGGCGGCTGCCGGTGCGGGTGTACGCGATGGCGGACGGGCAGGGGGAGGCGCGGCGGACGTACCTGGAGCTGGGGACGTTCGGCGGGCGGCTGCTGGAGATGAAGTCGGTGAAGTTCCTGCTGGACGGGGCGCTGGGCTCTCGGGGCGCGGCGCTGCACGCGGCCTACAGCGACGCGCCGGGGGAGACGGGGCTGTTGTTGATGGAGCCCGAGGAGCTGGAGGCGCGCACGGAGGCCTTCATGGAGCGGGGCTTCCAGGTGTGCGTGCACGCGATTGGAGACCGGGCGAACACGCTGGTGGTGGACACGCTGATTCGCGCCGCGGCGAAGACGAAGACGCAGGGGCTGCGGCACCGGGTGGAGCACGCGCAGATTCTCCGGCCCGAGGACATCCGGAAGCTGGGGGCGGCGGGGCTGGTGGCGAGCGTGCAGCCGACGCACGCGACGAGCGACATGGGGTGGGCGGAGGCGAGGCTGGGGGCGGAGCGGCTGAAGGGCGCGTACGCGTGGAAGAGCCTGAAGGAGGCGGGGGCGGTGCTGGCGCTGGGCAGCGACTTCCCCATCGAGAGCCCGGACGTGCTGGCGGGACTGTACGCGGCGAGGACGCGTCAGGACGCGAGGGGCCAGCCCCAGGGCGGGTGGAGGCCCGAGGAGCGGCTGACGGGGGAGGAGGCGCTGGAGGGCTTCACGCTGGGGCCGGCGTGGGCGTCGTTCGCGGAGGAGCGCCGGGGGCGGCTGAAGGTGGGGATGGAGGCGGACTTCACGGCGCTGTCGGTGGACCCGGTGGAGGACGCACCGCGGGCGTTGGTGGACGCGCGGGTGGTGGCCACGGTGGTGGACGGCCGCGAGGTGTACCGGGCGCCGTGA
- the nhaR gene encoding transcriptional activator NhaR translates to MSWLNYHHLLYFWTVARSGSIAKASQELHLAQPTISAQLKLLEESLGHKLLERQGRRLVLTDVGRTVLRYADDIFRLGNELKNAIHGLPSGQLRVAVGVTDVVPKLVAERLLQPAFDAFPNIHITCREGSLPQLLASLALHELDVVLADTPSSEPVSIRSFNHLLGTCGISFFAAPRLAHLARGFPGSLEGAPLLLPSEVSSLRRALTAWFDAQGIHPRVVGDFDDSALLEAFGQRGHGVFAAPSIIEAEVCRQFNVSVLGRTEDIETGFYAISVERRLRHPAVVAIAESARAQLFG, encoded by the coding sequence GTGAGCTGGCTCAACTACCACCACCTCCTCTACTTCTGGACCGTCGCCCGCTCCGGCTCCATCGCCAAGGCCAGCCAGGAGCTCCACCTCGCCCAGCCCACCATCAGCGCCCAGCTCAAGCTCCTCGAGGAGTCGCTCGGTCACAAGCTCCTCGAGCGCCAGGGCCGCCGCCTCGTCCTCACCGACGTCGGCCGCACCGTCCTGCGCTACGCCGACGACATCTTCCGCCTCGGCAACGAGCTCAAGAACGCCATCCACGGCCTGCCCTCGGGCCAGCTGCGCGTCGCCGTCGGCGTCACCGACGTCGTCCCCAAGCTCGTCGCCGAGCGCCTCCTCCAGCCCGCCTTCGACGCCTTCCCCAACATCCACATCACCTGCCGCGAAGGCTCCCTCCCCCAGCTCCTCGCCTCCCTCGCCCTGCACGAGCTCGACGTCGTCCTCGCCGACACCCCCTCCTCCGAGCCCGTCAGCATCCGCTCCTTCAACCACCTGCTCGGCACCTGCGGCATCTCCTTCTTCGCCGCCCCCCGCCTCGCCCACCTCGCGCGCGGCTTCCCCGGCTCCCTCGAGGGCGCTCCCCTGCTCCTCCCCTCCGAGGTCTCCTCCCTCCGGCGCGCCCTCACCGCCTGGTTCGACGCCCAGGGCATCCACCCGCGCGTCGTCGGCGACTTCGACGACAGCGCCCTGCTCGAGGCCTTCGGGCAGCGCGGCCACGGCGTCTTCGCCGCCCCCTCCATCATCGAGGCCGAGGTCTGCCGCCAGTTCAATGTCTCCGTCCTCGGCCGCACCGAGGACATCGAGACCGGCTTCTACGCCATCTCCGTCGAGCGCCGGCTGCGCCACCCCGCCGTCGTCGCCATCGCCGAGAGCGCTCGCGCCCAGCTCTTCGGCTGA
- a CDS encoding serine/threonine-protein kinase PknK gives MVACPPSRQRFRRRTMLLQTKSSFQGNSRFELRRPLGSGAFGSVYEVWDSHYNTVVALKLLHETRPSAVFRFKHEFRLLANLVHPNLVTLYELHSEGDQWFFTMEYVEGRHFNAYVSNTSSARVNISNPLLLSLKPEITALSEAPTETQQRLSASSSDETVSFVQPTAVASSSSSSAQQEPRSESEPGTFTGDPERLRSVFFHLVQGVHTLHAQGIVHRDLKPSNVIVTSSGRVVVLDFGLAKELEPAPLDTTPEELAGSPPYMAPEQWSGEQASPASDWYSLGVMLFEALVGRRPFQGQPHERLAQQRVGASRPSTLLQGIPQDLDDLCVRLLDPDPSRRPGHAELVAILQPQGGETQPGVRATYSGQELIGREAELKLLTEAFQRTEAGTLSLVTLEGEPGIGKSTLLRHFTHSLHACGAVVLFGRCYERESVPYKALDDLMDSLGRYLLQLPREQARKLIPPRMHELTRLFPVLVLSAELQPEAPLPAPPAEPFQARQLAVSVLQELLLRLSQHARVVLCLDDLQWGDVDSARFLAELLSPPGAPPLLLITSYRASEARRSAFLVEFEQLLAGSTWQMARSELRLEPLPPEVSAQLAMRRLGTSSLEARTWAEHIARESRGNPLFIEELARAPITEATRGVGASGAVSLGDVLRRRLHGLPEEARHLLELLAVSGRPTSEEVLVEASGNSGSALSSLILLRAHNLLRFHLGGHARLEISHDRVRENVVGQLGASELTTRHRRLAEVLETRADADPEQLAVHFHGAGEPRKAALHALRAAERAQQALAFHRAAELFGAALEWSGGAPEPALGTLGSLKRRRAEALANAGRCREAAPLFLEVAGLGGSPEEVLDNQRRATESYMLGGQIDEGLALVRPMLSQVKLAYGDTHRGALANMLWHRSRLQRRGTTFQEQPALAIAPGHLHRVDLGWSLGKALANVEWIRASGFQLQSLRLALECGEASRIARSLIAFGPVMVWEGSHAALEKGSRYLLEGAAIAERLQQPALIGFAEVYQAACSLVQGEFASGRAHVERGMRLLQQHGVDVIWELNVGRSLGCNLHDAQRSMHGLGLRASEWHRTATELGDSFSRVMSSFYSAFCLVARDEPDNARELVDEAITGWSRTGAIQQYHAFLRTSQADLYQGKPESAWARLEKTWPMLTAAQIFRGQPSRIESHTLRAQLALAMAAEAPERRPELLRQVEEDALQLEKEIRKDCPFLAQLLRAGVARQRGQLEQALVHLSSAIEGYRGLGMSNLEACARWWKGELVGGEEGHALVQEATTLLTADGIHRPRQWAAMVLPGCAP, from the coding sequence ATGGTAGCCTGCCCGCCCTCACGACAGCGGTTCAGGAGACGAACGATGCTGTTGCAGACGAAATCCTCGTTTCAAGGGAACAGCCGGTTCGAACTCCGTCGCCCCTTGGGCTCGGGAGCTTTTGGCTCCGTGTACGAGGTCTGGGACAGCCATTACAACACCGTGGTGGCCCTCAAGCTGCTGCACGAGACCCGCCCGTCCGCCGTCTTTCGCTTCAAGCACGAGTTCCGGCTACTCGCGAACCTGGTGCACCCCAACCTGGTCACCCTCTACGAACTCCACTCCGAGGGAGACCAATGGTTCTTCACCATGGAGTACGTCGAGGGGCGCCACTTCAACGCCTACGTCTCCAATACGAGCAGCGCTCGGGTCAACATCAGCAACCCCCTGCTGTTGTCACTCAAGCCCGAGATCACGGCGCTGTCGGAGGCTCCCACGGAGACCCAGCAACGCCTCTCCGCATCCTCCAGCGACGAGACCGTCAGCTTCGTGCAGCCAACGGCTGTCGCGTCTTCCTCTTCGTCCTCCGCCCAGCAGGAGCCCCGGTCCGAGTCCGAGCCCGGCACCTTCACCGGAGATCCCGAGCGCCTGCGCTCCGTCTTCTTCCACCTCGTCCAGGGCGTCCACACGCTGCATGCCCAGGGAATCGTCCATCGCGACCTCAAGCCATCCAACGTCATCGTCACCTCGAGCGGCCGCGTGGTGGTGCTCGACTTCGGGTTGGCGAAGGAGCTCGAGCCAGCCCCGCTGGACACCACCCCCGAGGAGTTGGCGGGCTCACCGCCATACATGGCACCCGAACAATGGTCCGGGGAGCAGGCCTCGCCGGCGAGCGACTGGTACAGCCTGGGGGTGATGCTCTTCGAGGCGCTCGTGGGAAGGCGGCCCTTCCAGGGCCAACCGCACGAACGCCTCGCACAACAACGGGTGGGCGCTTCGCGTCCATCCACCCTGCTGCAAGGCATTCCCCAGGATCTGGACGACCTCTGCGTGCGTCTGCTCGACCCGGATCCCAGCCGCCGTCCCGGCCATGCCGAGTTGGTGGCGATCCTCCAGCCCCAGGGGGGAGAAACCCAGCCGGGCGTGCGCGCCACCTACTCCGGGCAGGAGCTGATCGGCCGCGAGGCCGAGCTGAAGCTGTTGACGGAGGCGTTCCAGCGGACCGAGGCGGGGACGCTCTCCCTCGTGACGCTGGAAGGTGAGCCCGGCATCGGGAAGAGTACCCTCCTGCGTCACTTCACCCACTCGCTGCACGCATGCGGCGCCGTGGTCCTGTTCGGGCGCTGCTACGAGCGCGAGTCCGTGCCGTACAAGGCCCTGGACGACTTGATGGACTCGCTGGGGCGTTACCTGCTGCAACTGCCACGGGAGCAGGCCCGGAAGCTCATTCCCCCGCGGATGCACGAACTCACACGCTTGTTCCCGGTGCTGGTGCTGAGCGCGGAGCTGCAGCCAGAGGCGCCGCTCCCGGCCCCTCCCGCGGAGCCATTCCAGGCACGCCAGCTCGCGGTGTCCGTGCTCCAGGAGTTGCTGCTCCGGCTCTCCCAGCACGCGCGGGTGGTGCTATGCCTGGACGACCTGCAGTGGGGCGACGTGGACAGTGCGCGCTTCCTGGCCGAGTTGCTGTCACCACCCGGGGCGCCTCCGTTGCTGCTCATCACGAGCTACCGCGCCAGCGAGGCCCGTCGCAGTGCCTTCCTCGTCGAGTTCGAGCAACTGCTGGCGGGCTCCACCTGGCAGATGGCCCGGAGCGAGCTGCGGCTCGAGCCCCTGCCGCCGGAGGTCTCCGCACAGCTCGCGATGCGGCGCCTGGGGACCTCGTCCCTCGAGGCCCGGACATGGGCCGAGCACATCGCCCGTGAGTCGCGAGGCAACCCCCTCTTCATCGAGGAGCTTGCCCGTGCCCCCATCACCGAGGCGACCCGGGGGGTGGGGGCCTCCGGGGCCGTCTCGCTCGGGGACGTCCTCCGGCGGCGCCTCCACGGCCTGCCCGAAGAGGCCCGCCACCTGCTGGAGTTGCTCGCCGTCTCCGGGCGGCCCACCAGCGAGGAAGTGCTCGTCGAGGCGTCGGGGAACTCGGGCTCGGCCCTGTCCTCGCTCATCCTGCTGCGGGCCCACAACCTGCTGCGTTTCCACCTGGGTGGGCACGCCCGCCTGGAAATCTCTCACGATCGGGTTCGAGAGAACGTGGTGGGGCAGCTCGGCGCCTCGGAGCTGACCACGCGTCACCGCCGGCTGGCCGAGGTGCTGGAGACACGTGCCGACGCGGATCCCGAGCAACTGGCGGTGCACTTCCATGGGGCGGGAGAGCCGCGCAAGGCGGCCCTCCATGCCCTGCGCGCGGCCGAGCGCGCCCAACAGGCGCTCGCCTTCCATCGCGCGGCGGAGCTCTTCGGGGCCGCGCTCGAATGGAGCGGCGGCGCACCGGAGCCCGCGCTCGGGACCCTGGGCTCGCTGAAGCGGCGCCGCGCGGAGGCGCTCGCCAATGCCGGTCGGTGTCGCGAAGCCGCGCCCCTGTTCCTCGAGGTGGCGGGCCTGGGTGGCTCCCCGGAGGAGGTGCTGGACAACCAGCGCCGCGCCACCGAGAGCTACATGCTGGGCGGTCAGATCGACGAGGGTCTGGCGCTGGTACGGCCGATGCTCTCCCAGGTGAAGCTCGCCTACGGGGACACCCATCGAGGCGCGCTGGCGAACATGCTGTGGCACAGGAGCCGGCTCCAGCGACGGGGGACGACATTCCAGGAGCAGCCCGCCCTGGCGATTGCTCCCGGGCATCTCCACCGGGTGGACCTGGGCTGGTCACTCGGCAAAGCGCTGGCGAACGTGGAGTGGATCCGCGCCTCGGGCTTCCAGCTCCAGAGCCTGCGGCTGGCACTGGAGTGCGGAGAGGCCTCCCGCATCGCCCGCTCGCTCATCGCCTTCGGTCCCGTCATGGTGTGGGAGGGCAGCCATGCGGCCCTGGAGAAGGGGTCCCGCTACCTCCTGGAGGGGGCGGCCATCGCCGAGCGGCTCCAGCAGCCCGCCCTGATTGGCTTCGCCGAGGTGTATCAGGCGGCGTGTTCGCTGGTGCAGGGAGAGTTCGCCAGCGGACGGGCCCATGTCGAGAGGGGAATGCGGCTGCTGCAGCAGCACGGGGTGGATGTCATCTGGGAGCTCAACGTCGGGCGCAGCCTGGGCTGCAACCTGCACGATGCGCAGCGGAGCATGCACGGGCTGGGGCTCCGTGCGTCGGAGTGGCACCGCACCGCCACCGAGCTCGGCGATTCCTTCTCCCGGGTGATGTCTTCCTTCTACTCGGCCTTCTGCCTCGTCGCCCGGGATGAGCCGGACAACGCCCGCGAGCTCGTGGACGAGGCCATCACCGGCTGGTCCCGAACGGGGGCCATCCAGCAGTACCACGCGTTCCTGAGGACATCCCAAGCGGACCTCTATCAAGGCAAGCCAGAGAGTGCCTGGGCGCGGCTGGAGAAGACCTGGCCCATGCTCACCGCCGCGCAGATCTTCCGTGGCCAGCCCAGCCGGATCGAGAGCCATACCCTGCGCGCCCAGCTCGCGCTGGCGATGGCGGCCGAGGCGCCAGAGCGCCGGCCGGAGCTGCTTCGGCAGGTCGAGGAGGATGCACTCCAACTGGAGAAGGAGATTCGCAAGGACTGCCCCTTCCTCGCCCAGCTTCTTCGCGCGGGAGTGGCCCGGCAACGGGGCCAGCTCGAGCAGGCACTCGTGCACCTGTCCTCGGCCATCGAGGGGTACCGGGGCCTGGGGATGTCCAACCTCGAGGCGTGTGCGCGCTGGTGGAAGGGCGAGTTGGTGGGCGGGGAGGAAGGCCATGCCCTCGTGCAAGAGGCCACCACCCTGCTCACGGCGGACGGCATCCATCGCCCGCGCCAGTGGGCGGCGATGGTGCTCCCCGGTTGTGCGCCGTAG
- a CDS encoding type VI immunity family protein: protein MTSHYPRLRLRGTTSDRWKIYDGEPPRPQRELLAREVIRITFYMPHEHPELSSGVSHAIDSYMRAVGQGPRTINYVHFSHDEGSRLTEERWGWAHRILKEAKRWSFPDDYEPWERREIEKKGFERGLLFTGSDNSRNGYQLEYQARIPWRPAPKETIASLLTATLPIEYLEEHGPARVRELTLDMASKLMFASGHAGLALHLYQNLRVKDVGFRAEVMRHPGIDLRPAWFHEQWVGLRVDGVHWLNFLGPPVLTQLGGATALRSRLHSPGTTLVELTEDRVVVSLGERPEAGDLTTGETLPAYREFARVMEPWFEPLFLPRTTASVDPPRYTTLRVTEDEARHWWRRFLD from the coding sequence ATGACCAGCCACTATCCGCGCCTTCGTCTTCGCGGCACGACGTCAGACCGTTGGAAGATCTACGACGGAGAGCCTCCGCGCCCACAGCGGGAGTTACTCGCACGAGAGGTCATCCGCATCACCTTCTACATGCCGCACGAGCACCCTGAACTCTCCTCTGGAGTGAGCCATGCCATTGATAGCTACATGCGCGCGGTGGGTCAGGGGCCAAGGACCATCAATTACGTTCACTTCTCCCATGACGAAGGCTCTCGTTTGACGGAAGAGCGCTGGGGTTGGGCTCACCGCATTCTGAAGGAGGCGAAACGCTGGTCTTTCCCCGATGATTATGAACCTTGGGAGCGAAGGGAGATCGAAAAGAAAGGATTTGAGCGAGGCCTCCTCTTCACCGGGAGCGACAACAGTCGGAATGGATACCAACTCGAGTATCAGGCCCGCATTCCATGGCGGCCTGCCCCCAAGGAGACGATTGCGAGCTTGCTCACCGCGACGCTTCCCATTGAGTACCTCGAGGAACACGGGCCAGCGCGCGTGCGCGAGTTGACGCTCGACATGGCCTCCAAGCTGATGTTCGCCTCCGGGCACGCGGGACTGGCCCTTCACCTGTACCAGAACCTCCGGGTCAAGGACGTCGGCTTTCGCGCCGAGGTCATGCGCCATCCCGGCATCGACCTCCGGCCCGCCTGGTTCCATGAGCAGTGGGTGGGCCTCCGGGTGGATGGAGTCCATTGGCTCAACTTCCTCGGACCGCCTGTTCTCACGCAGCTCGGTGGAGCGACGGCCCTTCGTTCCCGGCTGCATTCACCCGGAACAACCCTGGTGGAACTCACCGAGGATCGCGTCGTTGTCTCTCTTGGGGAGCGACCGGAGGCCGGAGACCTCACCACCGGGGAGACCCTTCCCGCGTACCGTGAGTTCGCCCGGGTGATGGAACCCTGGTTCGAGCCACTCTTCCTACCGCGAACCACGGCGTCCGTTGATCCGCCCCGCTACACCACGCTTCGTGTCACCGAGGACGAGGCCCGGCATTGGTGGAGACGATTCCTCGATTGA
- a CDS encoding type II toxin-antitoxin system death-on-curing family toxin: MSPVFLTLEDVLEIHHVQLERYGGPPGLRDPGLLESALTQPMATFAGEFIHPDLFTMAAAYLFHLVSNHPFVDGNKRIGLLAALVFLDLNGVSIITSSDALYDLTMEVAQGQAGKERVASRLRQLAGGD; the protein is encoded by the coding sequence ATGAGCCCGGTCTTCCTCACTCTCGAGGACGTGCTCGAGATTCATCACGTCCAGCTCGAGCGGTACGGTGGACCTCCAGGATTACGCGATCCGGGCCTCCTCGAATCCGCGCTCACTCAGCCGATGGCGACCTTCGCTGGTGAGTTCATCCACCCGGATCTGTTCACCATGGCGGCCGCGTACCTCTTCCATCTCGTCTCGAACCATCCGTTCGTGGACGGGAACAAGCGGATCGGCCTTCTCGCCGCCCTCGTCTTCCTCGACCTGAACGGCGTGTCCATCATCACCTCTTCGGACGCGCTCTATGATCTCACGATGGAGGTCGCGCAGGGACAAGCAGGCAAAGAACGGGTGGCATCCAGGCTCCGGCAACTCGCAGGAGGAGACTGA